From a region of the Arachis ipaensis cultivar K30076 chromosome B09, Araip1.1, whole genome shotgun sequence genome:
- the LOC110266996 gene encoding uncharacterized protein LOC110266996: MRGLLDLVTLYCKCNNLDSVQAMKEIHLYRDRKESFDRQEVIPAASELKPDEWWRLFGGSAPCLQKIAVRILSQASASSGCERNWSLLDQIHTKRRNRLEHDRLNDIVYVTYNLRLKSRKEKEKRKQKTRHDPIDYESISQVDFWVTEEVVEKESDLSSNVDDLLHEYSIFSF; encoded by the exons ATGCGAGGTTTGCTTGATCTTGTTACCTTGTATTGCAAGTGTAACAATTTGGATTCAGTTCAGGCAATGAAAGAAATACATTTATATAGAGATCGGAAGGAAAGTTTTGATAGACAAGAAGTTATTCCAGCTGCATCTGAACTTAAGCCTG ATGAATGGTGGAGGTTATTCGGAGGCTCTGCTCCATGTCTACAAAAGATAGCTGTTCGCATTCTTAGCCAAGCATCTGCTTCTTCTGGGTGTGAGAGAAATTGGAGCCTTTTGGACCAGATTCAtacaaaaagaagaaatagattGGAGCATGATAGACTGAATGACATTGTTTATGTTACCTATAATTTGCGTCTTAAATCCAG gaaggaaaaagaaaaaagaaagcaaaagacaCGACATGATCCAATTGATTATGAAAGTATCAGTCAAGTTGACTTCTGGGTGACTGAAGAGGTTGTAGAGAAAGAGTCTGATCTTTCTAGTAATGTGGATGACTTATTGCATGAGTATAGTATATTTAGTTTCTAA